The [Pantoea] beijingensis genomic sequence GACACAAACTGGCGCATCAACGCGCATCACGGACTCCTGAGCAAAGCGCTGCTTATAAAAAGTACGTAGTACCTCAATACTGCGTTCACGCGCTTCTGTTGGCGCATAAATCAGCATCAGCGCTTTACTGTTTTCGTGGGAAACCTGACCATTTTTACCAAGCCACTGCCCCTTCGCATCGAATACCGTTAGCCCCTCTTTGAAGCGCGGCGTCACATCGCGATCGATAAATGCTTGCCACTCCTTTTCGCTAATCGCGGCTCCCGTTTGGCGCTCCACGCCAAAATAGAGCGTAGTTTGCCGCATCATGTCACCCACCGCACAAGAGGTCGTTACCTCATGAGCCTGCTCCTGCTTTACCGGCATCGCACAGCTGGCTAACAGCAGAGAAAACGCCACCGTCAACGCTTTTGCAGGCAATCCCCTTTTTATTATGCGCATCACTTCCCCTTTTGAAATTAACGAACCCCATGCCAACATCATAAAAGCTTGCAGGCTAAAAATGCTATCCATCCCCGTGGCTTTTCACCGCTGCCGACGGTTTTGCCTATCATGCCTGCCGTAGCCTAGTTATAATTCGCTTATATTTCTCTGAACAGGTACGCAAAATGATCCGCAGCATGACCGCTTACGCACGTCGCGAAACCAAAGGCGAATGGGGCGCTGCCGCCTGGGAACTCCGTTCCGTTAATCAACGTTATCTGGAAACCTACATTCGTCTGCCGGAGCAGTTCCGCAGCCTGGAGCCCGTGATCCGCGAGCGCATTCGTCAGCGTCTGACGCGTGGCAAGATCGAATGTAATCTGCGATTCGACGCCGATCCCAGTGCACAAAGCTCGCTGATCCTGAATGAGAAACTGGCGAAACAGCTGGTGCAGGCAGCGAACTGGGTCAAAATGCAAAGCGACGAAGGTGAAATTAATCCGGTCGATATCCTGCGCTGGCCAGGCGTGATGTCCGCACAGGATCAGGATTTGGATGCGATCACCGCTGAGCTGCTGGTCGCACTGGATGGTGCCATTGATGATTTTATCGCCGCACGGGAAAGCGAAGGCGCAGCCCTGAAAACGCTGATTGAAACACGCCTGGAAGGCGTGAGCAGTGAAGTGGCTAAAGTGCGCGCGCACATGCCGGAAGTGATGAAATGGCAGCGTGAACGGCTGGTGAGCAAGCTGGAAGAGGCCGAGGTCCAGCTGGAAAACAATCGTCTGGAGCAGGAACTGGTGATGATGGCACAGCGCATTGATGTCGCCGAAGAGCTGGATCGCCTTGATGCCCACGTCAAAGAGACCTACAACATCCTGAAGAAAAAAGAAGCCGTTGGACGCCGCCTCGATTTTATGATGCAGGAGTTCAACCGCGAGTCCAACACCCTGGGCTCCAAATCGATCAATGCCGATATCACCACGTCAGCCATTGAGCTGAAAGTGCTGATTGAGCAAATGCGCGAGCAGATTCAGAATATTGAGTAACGTTTCACGCGATCTCTTAGAATCTCACTAAGTCTCGTCAGGCATTCACGGAGGCAAAACAGCGTTATGGTGCGCCTCGTCTCGCTGACGTACTGCCGGAGTACAACGTCAAAACTATTGCCGCCAGCCTGCGCCGTCAGGGATTCCGCGCAAGGCTGCCCGTAAGTTCAGCCCGGTCAGTTATCGTGAACATGGCCTGCCGGTGTCGGAGAACCTGCTGAAACAGAATTTTTACGCCAGCGGTCCGAACCAGAAATGGGCGGGTGACATCACGTACTTGCGCACGGACGAAAGCTGGTTGTACCTGGCGGTAATCATTGACCTGTGGTCCCGGGCCGTCATCGGCTGGTCGATGTCTTCACGGATGACGGCACAACTGGCCTGTGATGCACTGCAAATGGCACTCTGGCGGCGTAAACGACCAGAGAATGTTATCGTTCACACCGACCGTGGGGGCAGTACTGCTCAGCGGATTATCAGGTATTAATGAAACAGCATAATCTGCATGGGAGTATGAGTGCGAAAGGCTGCTGTTATGACAATGCCTGCGTGGAAAGCTTCTTTCATTCGCTGAAAGTGGAATGTATCCACGGGGAACG encodes the following:
- a CDS encoding DUF3574 domain-containing protein; amino-acid sequence: MRIIKRGLPAKALTVAFSLLLASCAMPVKQEQAHEVTTSCAVGDMMRQTTLYFGVERQTGAAISEKEWQAFIDRDVTPRFKEGLTVFDAKGQWLGKNGQVSHENSKALMLIYAPTEARERSIEVLRTFYKQRFAQESVMRVDAPVCVGF
- a CDS encoding YicC/YloC family endoribonuclease, which codes for MIRSMTAYARRETKGEWGAAAWELRSVNQRYLETYIRLPEQFRSLEPVIRERIRQRLTRGKIECNLRFDADPSAQSSLILNEKLAKQLVQAANWVKMQSDEGEINPVDILRWPGVMSAQDQDLDAITAELLVALDGAIDDFIAARESEGAALKTLIETRLEGVSSEVAKVRAHMPEVMKWQRERLVSKLEEAEVQLENNRLEQELVMMAQRIDVAEELDRLDAHVKETYNILKKKEAVGRRLDFMMQEFNRESNTLGSKSINADITTSAIELKVLIEQMREQIQNIE